Within the Zea mays cultivar B73 chromosome 10, Zm-B73-REFERENCE-NAM-5.0, whole genome shotgun sequence genome, the region ATTTCAACTAGATCTTCATTAGCTGGTATAATTGCAAGGACAGCTTCAGTATCTTGGACACCTGCCTGTGATGACTCAGCTACATCTTTGGGAAACCAGCCTTTTGTTGAATTTTTCCTAGGCTTTCGCTTCCTGTACAGAAAGTAGTTAGTACTTCAAGATACACAATTTGGTCACAGACATTAGGTAATATCAGAAAATAAACAGATTGGACACTTTTCTTTGTAACCTTTTCTTTGTGCCATTTAATGGACATTTGTAGCTAGCTTTCCTGTGTCCTAGTTCACCACAGTTTGGACACTTGATCTTCCCCCGAATGCTTGTCTTACCATTGTCAGTGTTAACTTTCTTTTTTCCACTACCTCCCTCAAGGCATCCTTTCATCCTATTTTTCCTCTGTCGACCCACAGCTCGTTTTCCAATTGGAGCACCAACTTCTTTTGCGAAAGGGACTTCTGGCCAAAAGGATTTGTCACCGATAGGTGGAACCACCCTAGAGTATGCTGTGGTGAAATGAGATACAGAGTAGTAGTCATCGACAAAATCCTCCATTCTGACATCCCTAAATTCTTGAGCTGTTATCAAGCACAAAGCATGGTTACATGGTTTGCCCGTGTGCTGCCACTCTTTGCAAGAGCATTCCCGCAAATGAGCATTGACAATGTGCTTCGAATGCACATCATTGTTATCCCTAACCTCAGCAATGTAGTTGTCAGCTTTACGAACTGATAAATGACTTAGACCTCTAGTTCTGTCGTGTAGGATATGCAGGACCGAAGGTAAAATCCTCCCTTGCAACCTTTGTGCAATCCTCCTCCGCCTGTGAAACATCACCATAATTTCCTCCCTAATCCTTTCAGCCAAATCACATACAGGCAGATCCTTCCAATCCTTAATCCAATTGTTGAAAACCTCAGCAATGTTGTTAGTCACGTAGTCGCACTTGATGTCCGTATTGAAACCACTTCTGTACCAAAGGTAGTCATGATGCTCATGTAGCCAACTACTGACCCTAGGAATTTCTTGGATGCTACTAAAATAGTGGTCGAAGACTTCTCTCCTATAAGCTCTAGCTGCTGGATACATGTACTCAGACCCACCAAACAACTTTATGTAGTTTTGTATGAGATGCCTAAAACACTCCCTTTTCTAAGCATGCGGAAAGACATTGTTCATAGCATTTTTCAGACCCTTGCATGCATCTGAACACAATGCTAACAAAGGCAGATCCCCCTCAACCTTGTGCAACTGAAGAAAGAACCATGTCCAGTTTTCAGTATTTTCTGCCTCAAAAAATCCATATGCTACTGGATACATCCAATTGTGCCCATCAACACCTATTGCACAACAAAGGTGACCATTCCACCTTCCATTAAGAGCTGTGGAGTCAACACTAAGGTATGGTCGGCACCCACCCTTGAAACCAGAAATGCATGGACCGAGCGCACAAAAAAATGTACTGAAGAAAGGACGCCCCTCATCCATTTTGACATCTAGCTCAATGATACTGTCCGGTGACTTTTGCATAACTGCTTCTCTCCAACGCCATAGTAGCTGAAAGCTCTCTTCCCAACTTCCAAATAATTCTTTCAAAGCTTTCTCTTTCCCATGCCAAACTGTGTCATACGCAATAGTACAACCAAAACTGTCCTGCAATGTAGTTTGCAGCTCCTTGGCACCCATATGAGGTTTCTTCATTAGCAAAGGAAGGGCACGTGCCGCAACCCAAGCACCTGTAGGTGTCGTCGTCTTACGTCTACCACTCGAAGTACAAGTATGTTTGTCATTCAAGACAATTACCTGCAAAATTGGTTCAAGTGTCAATAGCTATATTCTTTGAGCACGAAAGGTACATATTAAGTGAAAAAGCTATATTCTCAGCTTACTTGAATTGTTGGAGCCCCTTTTATCTCAGGTCTGGCATGAATGCTCCAAGGGCAATCAGGCCCTTTACAATACCCTCTAAATCTAGTTTTATTGGTAGCCTCAATTCCAAGCTCAAATTCTTTATTTATCGCGTATTGTCTAATTGCCAGTCTGAAGTGGTGCATTGTTGCATACAAGCTGCCAGGCTGCATTACTGGATTGTTCATATCATATATGGTCCTCGTCTCATCAAGCACTGCATCAGAACACGGAATGCCTGCTCCCATATCTTCTTCACATGGATTGCTATTTCCAAAACGGGAAGCACTTGAATCTTCTTCCCTTCTATCATCTTGAGTATCCAATCCAAGCTGATAATATAGACCTTTTTCACTAGTAACATGATTTCTTCCTTCTTCGTTGTTGGTTTCTTCCACCAATATTGAATCCCAATCAATATCATGAATTCCATGCCCACTCCCCTATTAACCAATAACAGTTGAAATACATTACATAACAACTAAATTGCATAAAATAAATTCAAACTACTAACCAATGTAGGCTGTGTGTCAATACAAGTCAGTGCCCACTGGTGTTCTTCGACAGTGCTTGCAATCGTTTCGTCCATTGGGGGTACTGCCTCATTGTTGGAAGTATTATTCATACTTAATACAATGCACATACAATATATGCTCAATGGGACAGGAACATCGAAATGGAAGTGCCAGTTCCAAATTACATCGAAAATGTACTACGCTAATTAGTCGGCCGACGCTAACTGGAAAGGATCGACGCAAAGGAAATAATTACCAGAGACGGCGGCGTTGGGGGACTGGATCCGCGCAATGGAGTGGCTCTACGTGCAATGGACCACGAGCGCAGGAACAGCAGAGGCAGGGATGCGCGAGATCCGGTACGCGCGGGAAAGGACCACGGCCAAGAATGCGCTCGAGGAAGACGACGGCCTGCACCCAGTGCGCGCGGGGACGACCGGACCAGCTCGAGGTAGACGACGGCCTGCACCCAGAGCGCGCCGGGACGAACAGATGAGCTCAGCTCGAGGAAGACGACGTCCAGGGCGAGCAAGAGGAGAGAAGAATGGAATACGGGAGACTCACGGCAGAGGAAGACGACGTCCAAGGCCGGCAAGTTCCTAACGGAGCGAGGGCAGCACGGGAACGAGAGAGTTCCTAATGACCATTAACCGACCACAATGCCAAATTTGCAAAAGTCGGGAGATTTGGATGTCACGCTTACAATTGCCACGACGGCGGTGCCAAATATTTGAAGCCCTCCCACGGCGGTGTCATGTTTGCAAAATTCTCTTCCTGTCGCCCTCGTGCTAGCTCAACTAGCTCGGCTGCTCGGCTCAAACTCTGAGAACTAACCACCACCAACCGTGTCATGGGAAAAGAAAAGACAAGGTCAAGGCTGCGTCCTTACCTAGACCTACTGCCCCCGTCGTCAAGATTCTCCTCCATTCGTGGACTCGACCGCGACCGCCGACTTGGTCCTCGCTTGCTTGACAAGGGAACGCGGCCGTGCGTGAAACTGGAGGGAAGCAACAAAGCAACGCATATGATATGAAGCTGCGGATGCTCCACTCAGGTCACACGCTCCTCCCATATCATCCTGTGCCCTGTCGTCGCTTGTCGAAAGCTCTCTCCGCATCCGCTTCACGTCAAACGGGTGAAGGTCAGACTCGTTGGGTGCATCTGGCTACCGATGAATTTCGAAAAAAAATCTAGTGTAAAATGCTGTTTAAACAATGTTTATAGGATTGTTGGCACCCGTGTAATGATGCTGACACCAGCGAATATGGAGGACAGAGCAGCGTGTTCTTTTTTTCTACGTGCCACGCGGACCTTCTCTTGGGCTATCGTTCGCCCCTAGCCGTCACATGGTGGCACCGGTATCTCAGACTCCTTTGGCCACTGGGGGTTCAGACTGTCAAATCACCTGATCATTTGCACGGCCAGAGCCAGCCCACTCATCAGTGACTGACAGCACGGCGCAGAAATTCATGTGCAGTGATTTGACTGATCTCGTCACGCACCTGCAGGGGCACCGACGCACGCACCGTGCCCATCACGGACTCACGGTGGGGGAGGCTGCTAGTGCCACTGGCTGTCCTGAGTCGAGTCCTGTGACGCCACGAAGCGAACCAAACAGCAACAGTTGACCCGAGCCACCGGCAGATAACTATCGGCGAACAAACAAGGCAGAAGAAAGGAGGATATCAGAAGACGGTTGTAATTGCAAGAAGCTGCACGAATCAAAAGAGAGTTGCTGGAGTAAAATCGGCGCCCATGCCAGCAGAAGCGGCGAAACTTCCACCCCCACCTTCCCCTCCTGCTGCGTGTGTATACATATTTACTCGCCCCGGCTGGCTCCCACCACCTCACTCCATTCCTGACGGCGGTTTGACCTTCTGaccggagggagagagagagagagagagagaggagaatcaTAGCTGCTGCGTTCGATTTGCGGAGGGCTGGAGGGGACGCGAGACGGGACAGGACGGATCTTCGACGGAGCGTTGCCCGATTCGTCGCAGTTCCCGGACAAGGGAGGAAAGGCGTGGGAAGAGGGAGGACGCGCGTTGGTCTCCGATCCAAGAGGTAATCTCTCCGCCTCTCGTGTCGGCGCAGGATCCGATCCTGACTTTCCGAGGAGTTTTTCAGGGGGAAAAAAAAGAAGGGTTTTCCTTGGAGGCTACCGAGCGCTACTTCGGCCGTGTGGGTTGATTCGTACTCGTGTGGTTTGTTTGTTttgctcgctcgctcgctcgcttgCTTTTACCGAGTGATCTGAATGATGTTGACTGTTTATCTGAGAAGGTAGCGGCTTATCAAGGATTTAATAAGGTTCCACTCGTGGATTTGGATTTTTCTGGCCCCCTCTTTTGGTCTGTCCTAGTTTGTTAAGGTGGCTTCGGTTCGGACATTTGCTTGCAAAATTGAAGCGCCTTTGACGTGCAGAAGTAGCGAAAGTGGTTCGAGTTGCAGCGCTccagttttttttttcttttcttttttctttccaTTCACGGTTTATCGTCAGAACCGGTCTGGTTAAAAGGCAAAGCTTAATATCGTCGCCCCCCTCCCCCTTTTTCAGCTTTGTTAACACCAGAGATTAAAAGATAGCGCCGTAGCGCAATGAAGGCACCATCGCTACTGGTTCGGTGTTTCCCTGGCTTGCTTCCCAGCAAGGACACTAGTTGTGTGCCAATTGTGTCCGAGAAGGATCTGCAGCTACCATCACTAGCCGTTGAAATAATTCCCTCAAAGGTACAACACCCCCTCCCTCCCCCCACAGGCCCACACCCAATTTTTGGTTATTATTTGTATATTGGACTCTGAAAGGAGAtatatttttttttcttcttttgcagaaatCGTGTTAGTGCTAGTTTAGGAACCACAATTTCCCGAGGTATTTTTATTTTCCtatgggaaaatgaactaatttcccttggaaaaatagaaattcCTTAGGAAATTGAGGTTCCCAAATTAGCACTAACACGATTTCCCCTTATCATTCCCTTATTTTTTTTCAGAGTGCTCACCCGTACAAATATGCTGGAGAGAAGGTTGATGTGCAAGGTTTTGATATTTTCAAGGTTAGCAGTGAATACAGCTTGCTCTGTTTGTTTAGAATTTGGGTTGGGAATACATTTTTTGTTTGATTCTGCTAGCCATCATGCTGTTAATTCTAACACTCAATTTTTCTTACATATGTTTTTGTTCTTCAGGGTAAAGTTAGTGTAGCAGATATGATATCCTTCTCACCTTCTGAAGTAGCATCATCAAAATATGATGGTAACCTTCTATCAAATAAGCATACCACACTTATGTCCCTTGTCAATGCATTCTTTTTTGTGTCAGAAAAGGTTTATCATTGTAATCTAACAAGAGAACCTACTCTTTTTCCGCAGGAGCTCTGAAAAGCTGGGAGAATTCTATTACTCTTGTCAACATTATTCGAAATGAGATCCGTGATGGCCAGTTGAGCTTCAGGGGCAAGCGGGTTCTAGAGGTAACTCCTGTGAGAAAACTTACATATCTACCTTGTTATTTCATCTAATTTGTCCTTACGACTGACCTGCTTGATGTATGTATGTTCCTGTTTTTATTTTTCATAAGAGCACTCTGCATGCTCCAGCAGAACAATATGGATGCATGCTGCATGATGATGTTACTAGTATTAGAGAGTTTGAGCTTGATATTTAGCTACTAAATGAAACTTCTAAGTTAGCACTAACAAACTGATCAGTAGTCATATACCCCCTATGGTCATAAAAACGTGTCGTTTAAGACAAGATTTAGTCAAACTTTAAGAACACAAATATATATATGCACTTTTAAGTTATTTAGTTCGAAAACATGCAAGTATATATGTATAACTGTATGGAAAGAACACTTGCCAAATCTTATAAACGTGAAGGAATTCTAAGAACATATTCGAAAGAAGTTAGTGGTCAAATATATGCATCAAAGGCCATGCAAAGTCAAATGTGACTAGTGTATTTTTGACCGGAGGGGCTTATACTTTGTCAATACTTAGCCTTGGACTTTTAGCATGGTCATTTTTTTAAAAGTTCTATGGTCACTTCATGATTTTTATTGTTATTGTTGTTGGTATTGGTGCAGCTTGGATGTGGATCTGGCGTCTCCGGGATTTTTTCATGCTTGAAGGTGAGTTCATCTTTCAGGGTGCATCATGATAATGTCGAATTAATAAAGGGGATATTCTTGTTCCAAATAGATTTGTGCATCTCTCTTCATGGTGGGAgctgaaagagagagagagagagagagaaaccttGCATGGAGAACAATGATCTGACTTCGCTTAAATGTTGCATGCAGGGTGCATCCACCGTTCACTTTCAGGACATGAACGCAGAAACCATACGGTGCAGAACAATACCCAATGTTCTTGCAAACCTCGAGCAGGCTCGGGACAGGCAGAACAGACCATCAGAAGAGAGCCCCGTGACGCCATCCCGGCAGCTCTTGGATCCAAACGTGCATTTCTATGCCGGAGAGTGGGATGAACTCCCGACAGTTCTCTCGGCTGTGCCGCCACCCGCGGCGCCAGCAGACCTCAGCTTCTCCGAAGACGATTTCATGGATGGCGGCAGCAGTAGTCATGATGGAAGCAGTGTAGTCGTCGGCCAGGACTACTGCCCCAGAAGATCTAGGAAGCTCTCCGG harbors:
- the LOC100304233 gene encoding uncharacterized protein isoform X1, with amino-acid sequence MKAPSLLVRCFPGLLPSKDTSCVPIVSEKDLQLPSLAVEIIPSKSAHPYKYAGEKVDVQGFDIFKGKVSVADMISFSPSEVASSKYDGALKSWENSITLVNIIRNEIRDGQLSFRGKRVLELGCGSGVSGIFSCLKGASTVHFQDMNAETIRCRTIPNVLANLEQARDRQNRPSEESPVTPSRQLLDPNVHFYAGEWDELPTVLSAVPPPAAPADLSFSEDDFMDGGSSSHDGSSVVVGQDYCPRRSRKLSGSRRAWERANNETDQADGGYDVILVSDVPYAANSLKKLHALISKCLRPPYGVMYYVASKKSSVGSNGGARQLRALMEEGGVLGGHLLTEVCDREIWKFFFK